The following proteins are encoded in a genomic region of Actinomadura sp. NAK00032:
- the dnaJ gene encoding molecular chaperone DnaJ, whose product MANDYYATLGVRRDASADEVKKAYRRLARELHPDVNPDPETQEKFKEITQAYEVLSDPKKREMYDLGADPFASGAGAGAGGFGGAGFPFSDIMDAFFGTATARGPRSRARRGRNATLRVELDLAETAFGTTRELSIDTAVGCAACDGSGCAPGTHPETCETCHGRGEVQQVQRSFLGQVMTARPCPACGGFGSVIRNPCTECSGDGRVRTRRTVKVKIPAGVENGIHIQLAGEGEVGPGGGPPGDLFLEIVEKPHPIFEREGDDLHCTVEIPMTAAALGTSVTIETLDDAESVDIKPGTQSGQVITLYNRGVRHLNESGRGDLMIHVNVETPGRLDEEQEDLLRRLAALRGEERPPGKFAPGQRNGVFSRIKDVFNQH is encoded by the coding sequence GTGGCGAACGACTACTACGCGACCCTGGGGGTCCGGCGCGACGCGAGCGCCGACGAGGTGAAGAAGGCCTACCGCCGGCTGGCGCGGGAGCTTCACCCCGACGTCAACCCGGATCCGGAGACCCAGGAGAAGTTCAAGGAGATCACCCAGGCGTACGAGGTGCTCTCCGACCCCAAGAAGCGGGAGATGTACGACCTCGGCGCGGACCCGTTCGCGTCCGGGGCGGGCGCGGGGGCCGGCGGGTTCGGCGGGGCCGGGTTCCCCTTCAGCGACATCATGGACGCCTTCTTCGGGACGGCCACCGCGCGCGGCCCGCGGTCGCGGGCCCGGCGCGGCCGCAACGCGACGCTGCGGGTCGAGCTCGACCTCGCCGAGACGGCGTTCGGCACGACCCGCGAGCTGTCCATCGACACCGCGGTGGGCTGCGCCGCCTGCGACGGGTCGGGCTGCGCGCCCGGCACCCACCCGGAGACGTGCGAGACCTGCCACGGGCGCGGCGAGGTGCAGCAGGTCCAGCGCTCGTTCCTCGGCCAGGTCATGACGGCGCGGCCGTGCCCGGCGTGCGGCGGGTTCGGCTCGGTGATCCGCAACCCGTGCACCGAGTGCTCGGGCGACGGCCGGGTCCGCACCCGGCGCACCGTCAAGGTCAAGATCCCGGCCGGGGTGGAGAACGGCATCCACATCCAGCTCGCCGGCGAGGGCGAGGTCGGCCCGGGCGGCGGCCCGCCCGGCGACCTGTTCCTGGAGATCGTGGAGAAGCCGCACCCGATCTTCGAGCGGGAGGGCGACGACCTGCACTGCACGGTCGAGATCCCGATGACGGCGGCGGCGCTCGGTACCAGCGTCACCATCGAGACGCTGGACGACGCCGAGAGCGTCGACATCAAGCCCGGCACGCAGTCCGGGCAGGTGATCACGCTCTACAACCGGGGCGTCCGGCACCTCAACGAGAGCGGCCGCGGCGACCTGATGATCCACGTGAACGTGGAGACGCCGGGCCGGCTCGACGAGGAGCAGGAGGACCTGCTCCGCCGCCTGGCGGCCCTGCGCGGCGAGGAGCGCCCGCCCGGCAAGTTCGCCCCCGGTCAGCGCAACGGCGTGTTCTCCCGTATCAAGGACGTCTTCAACCAGCACTGA
- a CDS encoding 16S rRNA (uracil(1498)-N(3))-methyltransferase, with protein sequence MSPPVFLAGADALERGTVVLDGPEGRHAAAVRRLRPGERVDLTDGAGLLAECVVTAADRASLTLDVLARHREPPPAPRIVVVQALPKGDRGELAVETMTEVGVDVIVPWAAERCVTRWRPERREKALGRWRATAREAAKQARRGRLPEVPDLASTEDVAARIAAASLALVLHEEAEAPLSGVRVPPDGDIVLVVGPEGGITEAELERFAAAGGSPARLGPTVLRTSTAGVAAGSVLLAATGRW encoded by the coding sequence ATGAGCCCGCCGGTGTTCCTCGCCGGGGCGGACGCGCTGGAGCGCGGCACGGTCGTCCTGGACGGCCCCGAAGGGCGGCACGCGGCGGCCGTGCGGCGGCTGCGGCCCGGTGAGCGGGTCGACCTGACCGACGGCGCCGGGCTGCTGGCCGAGTGCGTCGTCACCGCCGCCGACCGCGCGTCCCTCACCCTGGACGTGCTGGCCCGGCACCGGGAGCCGCCTCCCGCGCCGCGCATCGTGGTCGTCCAGGCGCTCCCGAAGGGCGACCGGGGCGAGCTGGCCGTGGAGACCATGACCGAGGTCGGCGTCGACGTGATCGTCCCGTGGGCGGCGGAGCGCTGCGTCACCCGGTGGCGCCCGGAGCGCCGCGAGAAGGCGCTCGGGCGCTGGCGCGCGACCGCCCGGGAGGCCGCCAAGCAGGCGCGGCGCGGCCGGCTGCCCGAGGTACCGGATCTCGCGTCCACCGAGGACGTCGCCGCGCGGATCGCCGCCGCGTCACTGGCGCTCGTCCTGCATGAGGAGGCCGAAGCGCCGCTGAGCGGGGTGCGAGTGCCCCCGGACGGCGACATCGTGCTGGTGGTGGGGCCCGAAGGCGGCATCACCGAGGCGGAGCTGGAGCGTTTCGCCGCGGCCGGCGGCAGCCCGGCGCGGCTCGGCCCGACCGTGCTGCGCACGTCGACGGCCGGGGTGGCGGCGGGCAGCGTGCTGCTCGCCGCCACCGGACGCTGGTAG
- a CDS encoding histidine triad nucleotide-binding protein: MTDCLFCKIVSGDVPATIVRESAGTVAFRDINPQAPTHVLVIPREHHPTAGELAASDAGLLAEVVREAHQVAADEGIAETGYRIVFNTGAQAGQTVFHVHAHVLGGRGLNWPPG, from the coding sequence ATGACCGACTGCCTGTTCTGCAAGATCGTTTCCGGGGACGTGCCGGCCACGATCGTCCGCGAGTCGGCCGGGACGGTCGCGTTCCGCGACATCAACCCGCAGGCGCCGACCCACGTGCTGGTCATCCCGCGCGAGCACCACCCGACCGCGGGGGAGCTGGCCGCGTCCGACGCCGGACTGCTGGCCGAGGTCGTCCGGGAGGCGCACCAGGTCGCCGCCGACGAGGGCATCGCCGAGACCGGCTACCGGATCGTGTTCAACACCGGCGCCCAGGCCGGCCAGACCGTCTTCCACGTGCACGCCCACGTGCTGGGCGGACGTGGCCTCAACTGGCCGCCCGGCTGA
- the hemW gene encoding radical SAM family heme chaperone HemW, translated as MPSTLPDGDPVPADGALPAGALNGLGDRPFAFYVHVPFCVTRCGYCDFNTYTATELGPGASRDSYADTAISEVRMARRVLGDADLPVETVFVGGGTPTLLPPGDLGRVLDAIDAEFGLAKGAEVTTEANPESVDESYVAKLREAGFTRISYGMQSAREHVLAVLERTHTPGRVPQVVDWTRKAGFEHINLDLIYGTPGETDDDWRASLEAALASEPDHVSAYALIVEEGTRLAAQVRRGELKAPDDDAMADRYLIADEMLSGRGLHWYEISNWASDPAAACRHNMLYWTGADWWGVGPGAHSHVGGTRWWNVKHPAAYASRLAEGTTPAHAREILTDDDRHIERVMLELRLAQGCPTPLLDDKATRRAIDEGLLEPAPYEEGRAVLTLKGRLLADAVVRDLT; from the coding sequence GTGCCCTCGACGCTTCCCGACGGAGACCCCGTACCGGCCGACGGCGCGCTGCCCGCCGGCGCGCTGAACGGCCTGGGGGACCGCCCGTTCGCCTTCTACGTCCATGTGCCCTTCTGCGTGACACGCTGCGGGTACTGCGACTTCAACACCTATACGGCGACGGAGCTGGGCCCGGGGGCGAGCCGTGACTCCTACGCCGACACCGCCATCAGCGAGGTGCGGATGGCCAGGCGCGTCCTGGGCGACGCCGACCTCCCCGTGGAGACGGTCTTCGTGGGCGGCGGCACACCGACGCTGCTCCCGCCGGGAGACCTGGGGCGCGTCCTCGACGCCATCGACGCCGAGTTCGGGCTCGCCAAGGGCGCGGAGGTCACCACCGAGGCGAACCCCGAGTCGGTGGACGAGTCCTACGTGGCCAAGCTCCGGGAGGCCGGGTTCACCCGCATCTCCTACGGCATGCAGAGCGCGCGCGAGCACGTCCTGGCCGTCCTGGAGCGCACGCACACTCCCGGCCGCGTCCCGCAGGTCGTCGACTGGACCCGCAAGGCGGGCTTCGAGCACATCAACCTCGACCTGATCTACGGCACCCCAGGCGAGACCGACGACGACTGGAGGGCCTCCCTGGAGGCGGCCCTCGCGTCCGAGCCCGACCACGTGTCGGCCTACGCGCTCATCGTCGAGGAGGGCACCCGCCTGGCCGCCCAGGTGCGGCGCGGGGAACTCAAGGCCCCCGATGACGACGCCATGGCCGACCGCTACCTCATCGCCGACGAGATGCTCAGCGGCCGCGGCCTGCACTGGTACGAGATCTCCAACTGGGCGTCCGACCCGGCCGCCGCCTGCCGCCACAACATGCTCTATTGGACGGGCGCCGACTGGTGGGGCGTCGGCCCAGGGGCGCACAGCCACGTCGGCGGAACCCGCTGGTGGAACGTCAAGCACCCCGCCGCCTACGCCTCCCGCCTGGCCGAGGGCACGACCCCCGCCCACGCCAGGGAGATCCTCACCGACGACGACCGCCACATCGAGCGCGTCATGCTGGAACTACGCCTGGCCCAGGGCTGCCCCACACCCCTCCTGGACGACAAGGCCACCCGCAGAGCAATCGACGAGGGCCTACTAGAACCGGCCCCCTACGAAGAGGGCCGAGCCGTCCTGACCCTAAAGGGCCGCCTCCTGGCCGACGCAGTAGTCCGAGACCTCACCTAA
- the hrcA gene encoding heat-inducible transcriptional repressor HrcA, whose amino-acid sequence MLDDRKLAVLRAIVEDFVSTNEPVGSKALADRHNLGVSPATIRNDMAVLEEQGYITQPHTSAGRVPTDKGYRLFVDRLSTIKPLSIAERRAIETFLSGAYDLDDVVGRTVRLLAQLTRQVAVVQYPSLTRSSVRHVELVPVAEGRLLLVLITDTGRVEQRVIETPAAISEESIGHLRALLNTCLDGLGLGDVPTAVADLPEKVGPDERPVAASVLSVLLETLVDKHEEKIVFAGAANLAAVDFSQSLREVLVALEEQVVLMRLLGETGDSSTVTVRIGTENPDLGLRSTSVVAADYGVGDLTLARLGVLGPTRMDYPSTMGAVRAVARYVGQILAGS is encoded by the coding sequence GTGCTGGACGACCGCAAGCTCGCCGTCCTGCGCGCCATCGTCGAGGACTTCGTCTCCACCAACGAGCCGGTGGGGTCGAAGGCCCTGGCGGACCGGCACAACCTCGGTGTGTCGCCCGCGACCATCCGCAACGACATGGCGGTGCTGGAGGAGCAGGGCTACATCACGCAGCCGCACACCAGCGCCGGGCGCGTGCCCACCGACAAGGGCTACCGGCTGTTCGTCGACCGGCTGTCGACGATCAAGCCGCTGTCGATCGCCGAGCGGCGCGCCATCGAGACGTTCCTGTCCGGCGCCTACGACCTCGACGACGTGGTCGGCCGCACGGTGCGGCTGCTCGCGCAGCTCACCCGGCAGGTCGCCGTCGTCCAGTACCCGTCGCTGACCCGCTCGTCGGTGCGGCACGTCGAGCTGGTCCCGGTCGCCGAGGGGCGGCTGCTGCTCGTCCTGATCACCGACACCGGGCGGGTGGAGCAGCGGGTCATCGAGACGCCCGCCGCGATCTCCGAGGAATCGATCGGGCACCTGCGGGCGTTGCTCAACACGTGCCTGGACGGGCTCGGCCTCGGCGACGTGCCGACGGCCGTCGCCGACCTGCCGGAGAAGGTGGGGCCGGACGAGCGGCCGGTCGCGGCGTCGGTGCTGTCGGTGCTGCTGGAGACGCTCGTCGACAAGCACGAGGAGAAGATCGTTTTCGCCGGGGCGGCCAACCTCGCCGCCGTCGACTTCTCGCAGAGCCTGCGGGAGGTCCTGGTGGCGCTGGAGGAGCAGGTGGTGCTGATGAGGCTGCTCGGCGAGACCGGCGACTCCTCTACAGTTACGGTGCGGATCGGCACCGAGAACCCCGACCTGGGGCTCCGATCGACCTCGGTGGTCGCCGCGGACTACGGGGTCGGCGACCTCACCTTGGCCAGGCTCGGAGTACTCGGGCCTACACGCATGGATTACCCCAGCACGATGGGAGCGGTACGGGCAGTGGCACGCTACGTGGGACAGATCCTGGCGGGGTCGTAA
- a CDS encoding DUF3097 domain-containing protein: protein MRSKDYGNDVLAGDWRRPRKGQIPEVPAEPGLVAEDPGSGFCGAVVGCDKFGVTLEDRFGKRRVFPLAKAGFLIDGKPVTLVRPTAAPRGQARSASGSIAVRGLRAQVAKQSRIYVEGVHDAELVEKIWGHDLRVEGVVVEYLEGVDDLPAIVEEFGPDAGRRLGVLVDHLVEGSKESRIAARVSSPHVLITGHPFIDIWEAVKPAAVGIRAWPRIPRGIPWKEGVIAELGWGDDTGAAWKRILNSVGSYTDLEPALLGRVEELIDFVSAGRS from the coding sequence GTGCGCAGTAAGGACTACGGAAACGATGTGCTGGCCGGCGACTGGCGCAGGCCGCGCAAGGGGCAGATCCCGGAGGTCCCGGCCGAGCCGGGGCTGGTCGCCGAGGACCCCGGCAGCGGCTTCTGCGGCGCGGTGGTCGGCTGCGACAAGTTCGGCGTCACGCTGGAGGACCGGTTCGGCAAGCGGCGCGTGTTCCCGCTGGCGAAGGCCGGCTTCCTGATCGACGGCAAGCCGGTCACCCTGGTCAGGCCCACCGCGGCGCCCAGGGGGCAGGCGCGGTCGGCGTCCGGCTCGATCGCGGTGCGGGGCCTGCGCGCCCAGGTCGCCAAGCAGAGCCGCATCTACGTCGAGGGCGTCCACGACGCCGAGCTGGTCGAGAAGATCTGGGGCCACGACCTGCGCGTCGAGGGCGTCGTCGTGGAGTACCTCGAAGGCGTGGACGACCTGCCCGCGATCGTCGAGGAGTTCGGCCCGGACGCCGGCCGCCGCCTCGGCGTCCTCGTCGACCACCTGGTGGAGGGGTCCAAGGAGTCCCGGATCGCCGCGCGGGTGTCGTCCCCGCACGTCCTGATCACCGGCCACCCGTTCATCGACATCTGGGAGGCGGTGAAGCCAGCCGCCGTCGGCATCCGCGCCTGGCCACGCATCCCCCGCGGCATCCCGTGGAAGGAGGGCGTCATCGCCGAACTCGGCTGGGGCGACGACACCGGCGCCGCCTGGAAGCGGATCCTGAACTCGGTCGGCAGCTACACCGACCTGGAACCCGCACTGCTGGGCCGCGTGGAGGAACTGATCGATTTCGTGAGTGCAGGTCGCTCTTAG
- a CDS encoding antitoxin YezG family protein, which yields MNGAVRALRSAAPDGWERLDFAFRATVGIDSASLEVEDAGGGRRTAVPPGQAIGRMDELRRVMYRAGKGAWFTARLQIERSGRFSAEFDYDGEPDFTPPLTASAYVQDLDRFPRTDAHIPDWLREKLDES from the coding sequence GTGAACGGCGCCGTCCGCGCGCTGCGCTCCGCCGCCCCCGACGGCTGGGAGCGGCTCGACTTCGCGTTCCGCGCGACCGTCGGCATCGACAGCGCCTCGCTGGAGGTCGAGGACGCCGGCGGCGGCCGCCGTACCGCCGTCCCGCCCGGCCAGGCCATCGGCCGGATGGACGAGCTGCGCCGCGTGATGTACCGCGCCGGCAAGGGCGCCTGGTTCACCGCGCGCCTCCAGATCGAGCGCTCCGGCCGCTTCAGCGCCGAGTTCGACTACGACGGCGAACCGGACTTCACCCCGCCCCTCACCGCGTCCGCCTACGTCCAGGACCTCGACCGCTTCCCCCGCACGGACGCCCACATCCCAGACTGGCTCCGCGAAAAACTCGACGAGTCCTGA
- a CDS encoding SigE family RNA polymerase sigma factor: MTETLVARGTAGAVAVAWDADQAVTALYSANYRSLVRLAAMLVRDAGTAEEVVQDAFVAMHGGWRRLRDPDKALSYLRQSVVNRSRSVLRHRAVVEKYAPKGLPDAPSAEAGAIGELERSAVIDALARLPARQREALVLRYYADLSEAEIANAMGISRGAVKSHTARGMTALRNVLEQFT, encoded by the coding sequence GTGACCGAGACCCTCGTGGCCAGGGGCACGGCGGGGGCGGTGGCCGTCGCCTGGGACGCCGATCAGGCGGTGACCGCGCTCTACAGCGCCAACTACCGCTCGCTGGTACGCCTGGCGGCCATGCTCGTACGGGACGCCGGGACGGCCGAAGAGGTCGTCCAGGACGCCTTCGTCGCGATGCACGGCGGCTGGCGGCGGCTGCGCGACCCCGACAAGGCCCTGTCCTACCTGCGCCAGTCCGTGGTGAACCGGTCGCGATCGGTGCTGCGGCACCGCGCCGTCGTCGAGAAGTACGCCCCGAAGGGGCTGCCGGACGCGCCGAGCGCGGAGGCCGGGGCCATCGGGGAGCTGGAGCGCTCGGCGGTGATCGACGCGCTCGCCCGGCTCCCCGCCCGCCAGCGGGAGGCGCTCGTCCTCCGCTACTACGCGGACCTGTCCGAAGCGGAGATCGCCAACGCGATGGGCATCTCCCGCGGCGCCGTCAAGAGCCATACGGCGCGCGGGATGACCGCGCTACGCAACGTCCTGGAGCAGTTCACATGA
- the ybeY gene encoding rRNA maturation RNase YbeY, which translates to MSIEVLNESGVPVDEQALAALSRHVLDGMRVHPLAELSVLLVDEAAMTELHVKWMDEPGPTDVLSFPMDELRPGHMSGGADEDGETDPGLLGDVVLCPSVAERQAREAGHSTEAELELLCAHGILHLLGYDHAEPEEHKEMFGLQAELLASWREERGG; encoded by the coding sequence GTGAGCATCGAGGTGCTGAACGAGTCGGGCGTGCCCGTCGACGAGCAGGCGCTCGCCGCGCTGTCGCGGCACGTCCTGGACGGCATGCGCGTCCACCCGCTGGCCGAGCTGTCGGTGCTGCTGGTCGACGAGGCCGCGATGACCGAGCTGCACGTGAAGTGGATGGACGAGCCCGGCCCGACCGACGTGCTGTCCTTCCCGATGGACGAGCTGCGCCCCGGCCACATGTCCGGCGGCGCCGACGAGGACGGCGAGACCGATCCCGGGCTGCTCGGCGACGTCGTCCTGTGCCCGTCGGTGGCGGAGCGGCAGGCGCGGGAGGCCGGGCACAGCACCGAGGCGGAGCTGGAGCTGCTGTGCGCGCACGGCATCCTGCACCTCCTCGGCTACGACCACGCCGAGCCGGAGGAGCACAAGGAGATGTTCGGCCTGCAGGCCGAGCTCCTGGCCTCCTGGCGGGAGGAACGCGGCGGCTGA
- a CDS encoding DUF4870 domain-containing protein, whose translation MWQQPQQGQQPQQQPNAAWQQPQQGGGTVQMPGQMAGQMPGGHGPGGDDDRTWALMAYVGQFLVGAIAPAIVFFGKGGSPFVRRHAAQGLNMGIAAIAVWFVFGLLSLAVDVLIWVPLLFTAAVMFYLVYAGRAANRGEFRRVPVVVAWPILK comes from the coding sequence ATGTGGCAGCAACCCCAGCAGGGACAGCAGCCCCAACAGCAGCCCAACGCGGCCTGGCAGCAGCCCCAGCAGGGCGGTGGCACCGTCCAGATGCCCGGTCAGATGGCGGGGCAGATGCCCGGCGGCCACGGGCCGGGCGGGGACGACGACCGGACGTGGGCGCTCATGGCGTACGTGGGCCAGTTCCTCGTCGGCGCCATCGCACCGGCCATCGTCTTCTTCGGCAAGGGCGGTTCGCCGTTCGTGCGGCGGCACGCCGCGCAGGGCCTCAACATGGGCATCGCCGCGATCGCGGTGTGGTTCGTCTTCGGGCTGCTGTCGCTGGCCGTCGACGTCCTCATCTGGGTGCCGCTGCTGTTCACGGCCGCCGTGATGTTCTACCTCGTCTACGCGGGGCGCGCCGCGAACCGCGGCGAGTTCCGCCGCGTCCCGGTCGTGGTGGCGTGGCCCATCCTGAAGTAG
- a CDS encoding PhoH family protein — protein MVSLLGSRDELLHAIEQAFGSAIDIHVRGNEITVTGSGDDTDLVSRLFTEMLELLKGGTQLTPDAVERSLAMLRGESGARPAEVLTLDVLSSRGRTIRPKTLNQRRYVDAIDRHTIVFGIGPAGTGKTYLAMAKAVRALQDKQVNRIILTRPAVEAGERLGFLPGTLYEKIDPYLRPLYDALHDMVDPDSIPRLMAAGTIEVAPLAYMRGRTLNDSFIILDEAQNTSPEQMKMFLTRLGFGSKVVVTGDVTQVDLPSGQTSGLRVVQDILEGVEDIDFCRLDSRDVVRHKLVTDIVDAYNRWDEERVPAAGQGQGGRGGPRKRGRQ, from the coding sequence ATGGTGAGCCTGCTCGGCTCCCGGGATGAGCTGCTCCACGCGATCGAGCAGGCGTTCGGCAGCGCCATCGACATCCACGTCCGCGGCAACGAGATCACCGTGACCGGGTCCGGCGACGACACCGACCTGGTGTCCCGGCTGTTCACCGAGATGCTCGAACTGCTGAAGGGGGGCACGCAGCTCACCCCCGACGCCGTCGAGCGCAGCCTGGCGATGCTGCGCGGCGAGAGCGGCGCCCGCCCGGCGGAGGTGCTGACCCTGGACGTGCTGTCCAGCCGGGGCCGCACGATCCGCCCGAAGACGCTGAACCAGCGGCGCTACGTCGACGCGATCGACAGGCACACGATCGTGTTCGGGATCGGCCCCGCCGGCACCGGCAAGACGTACCTGGCGATGGCCAAGGCCGTCCGCGCGCTGCAGGACAAGCAGGTCAACCGGATCATCCTGACGCGTCCCGCGGTCGAGGCGGGGGAGCGGCTCGGCTTCCTGCCGGGAACGCTCTACGAGAAGATCGACCCGTACCTGCGGCCGCTGTACGACGCGCTGCACGACATGGTCGACCCCGACTCGATCCCGCGCCTGATGGCCGCCGGCACCATCGAGGTCGCGCCGCTGGCGTACATGCGCGGGCGGACGCTGAACGACTCGTTCATCATCCTGGACGAGGCGCAGAACACCTCGCCCGAGCAGATGAAGATGTTCCTCACCCGGCTCGGGTTCGGCTCGAAGGTCGTGGTGACCGGCGACGTCACGCAGGTCGACCTGCCGAGCGGGCAGACCAGCGGCCTGCGCGTCGTGCAGGACATCCTGGAGGGCGTCGAGGACATCGACTTCTGCCGGCTCGACAGCCGCGACGTCGTCCGGCACAAGCTCGTCACCGACATCGTCGACGCCTACAACCGCTGGGACGAGGAGCGCGTGCCGGCGGCCGGGCAGGGGCAGGGCGGGCGCGGCGGCCCCCGCAAGCGGGGGCGGCAGTGA